From a single Coleofasciculus sp. FACHB-T130 genomic region:
- a CDS encoding MBL fold metallo-hydrolase, whose translation MHIHHLNCGCMCPVGGALFDGFSRGLTARLVCHCLLVETNQGLVLIDTGFGLRDVNSPYARLSPFFIHFNGIQFDRKYTAIAQVEQLGFSARDVRHIVLTHLDFDHAGGLEDFPEATVHVMQTEIDAAQDRHGFITKGRYRPEQWDEVKRWKFYSPGGEPWFGFQAVRDLEGLPPEILLVPLAGHTRGHAGIAIQTAEGWLLNAGDAYFYRHEMDSSEPRCTPGMRFYQWMMEVDREARLHNQDRLRALSRDRNNDVRLFCSHDAMEFKAFADQSSDSQNLKIHHS comes from the coding sequence ATGCACATTCATCATCTCAATTGTGGCTGTATGTGTCCGGTCGGTGGGGCGCTCTTCGATGGCTTCAGTCGCGGTCTGACGGCTCGCCTCGTCTGTCACTGTCTGCTTGTCGAGACAAACCAGGGGCTTGTTCTAATCGATACTGGCTTTGGTCTGCGCGATGTTAACTCGCCTTACGCGCGACTCAGCCCGTTTTTTATTCATTTCAATGGTATCCAGTTCGATCGCAAGTACACGGCGATCGCTCAGGTCGAGCAACTAGGATTTTCCGCACGGGACGTGCGCCATATCGTGCTTACCCACCTCGATTTCGATCATGCTGGTGGGCTGGAAGATTTCCCTGAAGCAACCGTACACGTAATGCAGACTGAAATTGACGCAGCGCAGGATCGACACGGCTTCATTACCAAAGGGCGCTATCGTCCAGAGCAGTGGGACGAGGTAAAACGCTGGAAGTTCTATTCGCCAGGGGGCGAACCCTGGTTTGGCTTCCAGGCAGTCCGCGATCTTGAGGGACTACCGCCAGAGATTCTCCTAGTTCCGCTTGCGGGTCACACACGGGGTCATGCTGGCATTGCCATCCAGACAGCAGAGGGTTGGCTGCTGAATGCAGGCGATGCCTACTTTTACCGACACGAAATGGACTCCTCCGAGCCACGCTGCACGCCGGGAATGCGGTTCTACCAATGGATGATGGAGGTAGATCGTGAGGCGAGGCTCCACAATCAAGATCGGCTACGTGCATTATCGCGCGATCGCAATAATGACGTGCGCCTCTTCTGTAGTCACGATGCTATGGAGTTCAAAGCGTTCGCCGACCAGTCCAGCGACTCCCAGAACTTGAAAATTCATCATTCATGA
- a CDS encoding DEAD/DEAH box helicase yields MTFRNLGLSTDLLRAVADSGYTEPTPIQQQAIPAILKGQDIFASAQTGTGKTAGFTLPLLQLLGTTNANQVHRRPRALILTPTRELADQVKDSVKTYGKYLSLRAAAIYGGVGIKPQVQTLHRGVDIVVATPGRLLDHVGQKTVDLSKIEILVLDECDRMLDMGFIRDIRKILAVLPASRQTLMFSATFSKPIQQLASTLLKSPTQIEVAPRNTAAQQVEQVVHPVDRNRKRELLSHMIGFHNWQQVLVFTRTKHGANRLAEQLAQDGLKSTAIHGNKSQAARTRALQDFKQGKVRVLVATDVASRGLDIDQLPHVVNFELPNVPEDYVHRIGRTGRAGNEGRAVSLVSEDEYSFLKDIERLLNQTLVKDVIPGYEPTAPVRKVVDQAKGQRANQGRSNRAKSQAPSAPTRSKKPSAPGRTRKSLHTA; encoded by the coding sequence ATGACATTTCGTAACCTCGGTCTTTCAACGGACCTGCTTCGTGCTGTGGCTGACTCTGGCTATACTGAGCCAACCCCCATTCAGCAGCAAGCAATTCCCGCCATCCTGAAAGGGCAAGACATTTTCGCTAGCGCCCAAACTGGAACGGGCAAGACTGCTGGCTTTACCCTGCCTTTACTGCAACTCCTGGGTACTACCAACGCCAACCAGGTGCATCGCAGACCTCGTGCCCTCATCCTCACCCCTACGCGCGAACTGGCAGATCAGGTCAAAGATAGCGTCAAAACTTATGGAAAATACCTGTCGCTGCGAGCAGCAGCCATCTATGGCGGCGTGGGAATTAAGCCGCAAGTTCAAACGCTGCATCGGGGAGTTGATATTGTAGTCGCTACGCCCGGTCGCTTGCTCGACCACGTTGGGCAAAAGACGGTCGATCTCTCGAAGATAGAGATACTGGTGCTGGATGAATGCGATCGCATGTTAGATATGGGCTTTATCCGCGACATCCGCAAAATTTTGGCAGTGCTACCTGCATCGCGGCAAACGCTGATGTTTTCTGCCACCTTCTCTAAACCGATTCAGCAGCTTGCCAGCACCCTACTAAAGTCTCCGACCCAGATCGAAGTAGCTCCCCGCAATACCGCCGCACAGCAGGTAGAGCAGGTGGTGCATCCGGTCGATCGAAATCGCAAGCGAGAACTGCTTTCTCATATGATTGGGTTCCACAATTGGCAACAGGTGCTAGTCTTCACGCGGACGAAACATGGAGCCAACCGTCTAGCTGAGCAACTTGCTCAAGATGGGTTGAAAAGCACTGCAATTCATGGCAACAAAAGTCAGGCAGCCCGTACCCGTGCTTTGCAAGACTTTAAGCAAGGAAAAGTGCGAGTATTAGTTGCCACCGATGTAGCATCACGGGGTCTAGATATCGATCAGCTGCCCCACGTAGTCAACTTTGAACTCCCTAACGTACCAGAAGATTACGTGCATCGCATTGGTCGCACAGGTCGCGCTGGTAATGAAGGAAGAGCGGTTTCCCTCGTCAGCGAAGATGAATACTCATTCCTCAAAGACATCGAACGATTGCTCAATCAAACCCTTGTGAAAGACGTGATTCCAGGCTACGAGCCAACTGCCCCAGTCCGGAAAGTGGTAGACCAAGCGAAAGGTCAGCGCGCAAATCAAGGGCGCAGTAACCGAGCAAAGTCCCAGGCACCATCCGCACCTACCCGCAGCAAAAAGCCCAGCGCACCAGGACGCACTCGAAAAAGTCTGCACACTGCTTAA
- a CDS encoding alpha/beta hydrolase — MSLTGYVYSSGFKLQYIVEGDGTPTIVIGSSLYYSRTFSNNLRSSLKLVFVDHRGFSPPYNCKDTSLFQLNSLVDDIELVRKELGFGKIIVIGHSGHGFMALEYAKKYPANVSHVVMMCVGPNYSREGHLAAERYLNDSVCPERKAALAKNLTRLPQEISAAPEKAFITYCLLMGPKSWFDYNYDATKLWEGIEVNMAMFDYVWGEVFRDIDITENLDKLQAPVLLALGRYDYLVPPPYMWEGVRDKFSNLTIRIFEKSSHAPHFEEPELFDKELLDWLFNR, encoded by the coding sequence ATGTCTTTAACAGGCTATGTGTATTCAAGCGGTTTTAAGCTTCAGTATATTGTTGAGGGTGACGGCACTCCTACCATCGTGATTGGAAGTTCACTGTATTACTCTAGAACGTTTTCTAACAATCTTCGTAGCAGTCTAAAATTGGTCTTTGTCGATCATCGAGGTTTCTCACCTCCTTATAATTGTAAAGACACCTCTTTGTTCCAGTTAAACTCACTGGTTGATGATATTGAACTGGTTAGGAAAGAGCTAGGATTTGGCAAGATTATTGTTATTGGTCATTCAGGTCATGGATTTATGGCGCTGGAGTATGCCAAGAAATATCCTGCCAATGTGTCTCATGTGGTAATGATGTGTGTAGGACCAAATTACTCGCGTGAAGGGCATCTTGCGGCGGAACGATATCTGAATGATTCTGTTTGTCCTGAGCGTAAAGCAGCTCTTGCTAAAAACCTGACCAGGTTGCCTCAAGAAATATCTGCTGCGCCTGAGAAAGCTTTTATTACCTATTGCCTTCTCATGGGACCCAAAAGTTGGTTTGACTACAACTATGACGCGACAAAACTTTGGGAAGGTATAGAAGTCAATATGGCTATGTTTGATTATGTCTGGGGCGAGGTTTTTCGGGATATAGATATTACTGAGAACTTAGATAAGTTGCAAGCACCTGTATTGCTTGCACTTGGTCGCTACGATTACCTCGTTCCACCACCCTATATGTGGGAAGGAGTAAGAGACAAGTTTAGTAATCTTACTATCCGCATATTTGAGAAGAGCAGCCATGCGCCTCACTTTGAAGAGCCAGAGCTATTCGACAAAGAGTTACTCGATTGGCTTTTCAATCGCTAA
- a CDS encoding SDR family NAD(P)-dependent oxidoreductase, with the protein MNSSSNRPLAVVTGASKGIGYELAKQFAQNGFDLLVTATGSSIDEAAQTFEGLGAKVETVQADLATYDGVETLYNQIKATGRSVDAIAINAGVGVGGDFARETDLKDELNLINLNVVSSVHLAKRVVKDMVERGKGRILFTSSIAAIMPGPFEAVYAASKAFVHSFSEALRNELKDTGVTVTSLMPGPTDTNFFHSAGMDDTTVGTKQNDDPAEVAKQGFDALMAGKDHIIAGSLLTKIQGNVSKVLPDTLKAELHRQMTESESANK; encoded by the coding sequence ATGAACAGTTCGTCGAACCGGCCTCTGGCTGTCGTGACGGGTGCCTCCAAGGGCATTGGTTACGAGCTTGCCAAACAGTTCGCCCAAAACGGCTTTGATCTCCTTGTGACAGCCACCGGATCGAGTATCGATGAAGCCGCTCAAACCTTTGAGGGATTGGGTGCCAAGGTCGAGACGGTACAGGCCGATCTTGCTACTTATGACGGTGTTGAGACTCTCTACAACCAGATTAAGGCGACTGGCAGATCGGTAGATGCGATCGCGATAAATGCAGGGGTCGGTGTCGGCGGTGATTTCGCCCGCGAGACTGATCTGAAGGACGAGCTGAATCTCATCAACCTGAACGTCGTTTCATCTGTGCATCTAGCCAAACGGGTAGTGAAAGATATGGTCGAGCGTGGTAAGGGTCGAATCCTCTTCACTTCGTCAATTGCTGCCATCATGCCAGGACCATTTGAAGCAGTCTACGCGGCTTCCAAAGCATTTGTACACTCCTTCTCGGAAGCGCTACGCAACGAGTTGAAGGATACAGGCGTCACTGTTACCTCACTCATGCCTGGACCAACCGATACCAACTTCTTCCATAGTGCGGGAATGGACGACACCACGGTGGGTACAAAACAGAACGATGACCCGGCTGAAGTCGCCAAACAGGGTTTCGATGCCTTAATGGCAGGCAAGGATCACATCATCGCCGGTTCGCTCCTGACGAAGATTCAGGGCAATGTAAGCAAGGTTTTGCCTGATACCCTCAAGGCTGAACTGCATCGTCAGATGACTGAGTCTGAGTCGGCTAACAAGTAA
- a CDS encoding antibiotic biosynthesis monooxygenase — translation MQYVLIIHEVEDYESWKKVFDNASDIRREAGERSYQVLKYESDPNKVVHFSLWTSIDDAKRFFESPKLIRIRAEAGVKAPDFIYLEQLESGTL, via the coding sequence ATGCAATACGTGTTAATTATCCATGAAGTTGAAGACTACGAGTCGTGGAAGAAGGTTTTTGACAATGCATCCGACATAAGAAGGGAAGCTGGAGAGAGGTCGTATCAGGTCTTAAAGTATGAAAGCGATCCCAACAAAGTGGTGCATTTCTCATTGTGGACATCGATAGACGATGCCAAGCGTTTTTTTGAATCTCCTAAACTCATTAGAATCAGAGCTGAAGCCGGAGTAAAGGCTCCTGATTTCATATACTTGGAGCAACTAGAGTCAGGCACTTTGTAG
- a CDS encoding Uma2 family endonuclease, whose protein sequence is MTVTIPIRAIELTPGSMISIHNLSWQDFEQILTELGEKRSTRIAYYQGTLEIMSPLALHERPHRIIGDIVKAILDAQGRDWEDFGSTTLKQPEIAGVEPDTCFYIQNASRVRGCTNMDLAVYPPPDLAIESDVTSKTTLNAYEALRVPEVWIYQNRQLKIYILQNGGYVESSISAIFPDLAITEMIPQLVQKAIEDGTSRMLRELKIQLSQ, encoded by the coding sequence ATGACCGTTACCATTCCCATTCGTGCCATTGAACTCACTCCCGGTAGCATGATTAGCATTCATAACTTGTCTTGGCAGGACTTTGAACAGATTCTTACGGAACTGGGAGAAAAGCGCAGCACCCGCATTGCATACTACCAAGGAACGCTGGAAATCATGTCCCCTTTGGCATTGCACGAACGCCCCCATCGCATCATTGGTGATATTGTCAAAGCTATCTTAGATGCTCAAGGGCGGGACTGGGAAGATTTTGGCTCAACTACTCTGAAGCAACCAGAAATTGCCGGAGTCGAACCCGATACTTGCTTTTACATCCAGAATGCCAGTCGTGTCCGGGGTTGCACCAATATGGATTTAGCGGTTTATCCACCCCCCGATCTCGCCATTGAGTCTGATGTTACTTCAAAGACTACCTTGAACGCCTACGAAGCGCTGCGCGTTCCGGAAGTGTGGATATATCAGAATCGCCAACTCAAGATTTACATTCTACAAAATGGTGGCTACGTCGAATCATCCATCAGTGCTATCTTTCCCGATTTGGCCATTACCGAAATGATTCCCCAACTGGTGCAAAAAGCCATTGAGGATGGAACCAGTCGGATGCTGCGCGAACTTAAAATACAACTGAGTCAATAA
- a CDS encoding Uma2 family endonuclease, producing MFDVKSKTDSLPKLRQKIQEFLAIGTQIGVLVDPRSRTMEVYCPGVEKEILLDADVLTVSELLPGWQLAVAEIWAPEFDEARGGR from the coding sequence ATGTTTGATGTCAAGTCCAAAACTGACTCCTTGCCTAAGCTGCGTCAGAAGATTCAGGAATTTTTAGCTATAGGAACACAGATTGGGGTTTTAGTTGACCCCCGAAGTCGGACGATGGAGGTTTATTGTCCGGGTGTGGAGAAAGAGATTTTGCTGGATGCGGATGTGCTGACGGTGTCGGAATTGCTACCGGGATGGCAGTTGGCAGTGGCTGAAATTTGGGCACCAGAGTTTGATGAGGCGAGGGGAGGGCGATAA
- a CDS encoding nucleotidyltransferase domain-containing protein, whose protein sequence is MNQQLPQFIHRVVERLQSIQGIAAIALGGSRARGNHTQKSDVDLGIYYNPEKPLDVTALNHLASELDDNHRANLITPIGGWGKWINGGGWLKIEGVSVDFLYRDVAQVNRVINDCHAGQITIDYQPGHPHGFVSSIYMGEVAICLPLHDPYNVLDALKAKTTPYPIQLKQATINTFAWEISFSLFIAQKAIARGDVAYAAGCCFRSVACMNQVLFALNEEYLLNEKGAVAVANSFTLCPQNYQQRVESAFALLAADAKSMMDAIAILEGIEHDLSQWYGNRRLVM, encoded by the coding sequence ATGAATCAGCAGTTGCCTCAGTTTATCCACCGTGTTGTTGAACGTTTACAGTCAATTCAGGGAATTGCAGCGATCGCTCTAGGGGGTTCAAGGGCACGAGGCAATCATACACAGAAGTCAGATGTGGATCTAGGAATTTATTACAACCCAGAGAAGCCGCTTGATGTGACTGCTCTAAATCACCTCGCCTCTGAACTTGACGACAATCATCGCGCAAATTTAATCACCCCAATTGGTGGATGGGGGAAATGGATTAATGGCGGTGGTTGGCTAAAGATAGAAGGAGTATCTGTAGATTTTCTCTATCGTGATGTGGCTCAGGTTAATCGTGTCATTAATGATTGCCATGCTGGGCAAATTACTATTGATTACCAACCAGGGCATCCACACGGCTTTGTGTCCTCTATTTATATGGGTGAAGTTGCAATTTGTCTGCCACTCCACGATCCGTATAACGTTTTAGATGCTTTAAAGGCAAAGACAACCCCTTATCCTATTCAGCTTAAACAAGCAACTATTAATACCTTTGCCTGGGAAATTAGTTTTTCACTGTTCATTGCACAAAAGGCAATTGCACGCGGAGATGTTGCCTATGCAGCAGGTTGCTGTTTCCGTAGCGTAGCTTGTATGAATCAGGTATTATTTGCACTCAATGAAGAATACCTATTGAATGAGAAAGGTGCGGTGGCAGTTGCCAACAGCTTTACCCTCTGTCCACAGAACTATCAACAACGGGTTGAGTCAGCCTTTGCTTTATTAGCGGCTGATGCAAAATCAATGATGGATGCGATCGCAATCCTTGAAGGAATTGAGCATGATTTGAGTCAATGGTATGGCAATCGTCGGTTAGTTATGTAA
- a CDS encoding DNA sulfur modification protein DndB has product MELDDQSPETIEYKAISGKFGEVRYFITTLDQSDAVENIQFADEIQNSWSFSERVQRKLDTNRANTEIFSYLAQGGIRFFNSIVVVLLPNSNDQREFWDFSTVSSQGKIVEKWVNLKLYKNVARIVIDGQHRLLSLKRYWKAHTGKEPLTPQQIKENFSCSESFDIPVVYLVFGDLGRVGHADSSETVRDEIIKSTRNIFTVINKTAKSIYKQTQLLLDDSKISALIPRKLLEERVLEERFIRWSSTSTSLTQSEPYLTTLDLVSQCTIELLKDYQKEALKKSFNSPTERNTALETYYESHPRLPEIGTKALLKWFFTELQPFKDWVSQINHVGINIPTQPDQPELNQNQKASVKKLRDTSILYTIFGQKILFPSVSRFLLRIRAEYRIPAILDAISLSITKMDEADFFRRDKPHWAYVLVQPNAKLNMITKGSGYERCIELIRMILFESSEGVGELIKRTKEEVSNEVDWNKTLISNWRKQFHVILPEVELIDEQIKESSESDDSFAEVRDLLDSSEEDEEESGEIEDNEDIFKETEEVKD; this is encoded by the coding sequence ATGGAATTAGATGATCAGTCTCCAGAGACGATTGAATATAAGGCAATCAGTGGTAAGTTTGGTGAGGTAAGGTACTTCATAACAACTCTTGATCAAAGTGATGCCGTTGAAAACATTCAATTTGCTGATGAAATTCAAAATAGTTGGAGCTTCTCTGAACGAGTTCAGAGGAAACTAGATACAAACCGAGCGAATACAGAAATATTTTCTTACCTAGCGCAGGGTGGAATTCGCTTTTTTAATTCAATTGTAGTCGTGCTTTTGCCCAACTCGAATGACCAAAGAGAGTTTTGGGACTTCTCTACAGTTAGTAGTCAGGGAAAAATTGTCGAAAAATGGGTCAATTTAAAGCTATATAAAAACGTAGCTAGAATTGTAATTGACGGTCAACATAGGCTCCTTTCATTAAAGAGATATTGGAAAGCCCATACTGGAAAGGAGCCTTTAACTCCTCAACAAATAAAAGAAAATTTTAGTTGCTCAGAAAGCTTTGACATCCCAGTCGTTTATTTAGTGTTTGGCGATCTTGGCAGAGTTGGTCATGCAGACTCAAGCGAAACTGTAAGAGATGAGATAATCAAATCAACTCGCAATATCTTTACAGTTATAAACAAGACTGCGAAATCAATCTATAAACAAACTCAACTATTGCTTGATGACAGTAAAATATCAGCATTGATTCCTAGAAAGCTTTTAGAGGAAAGAGTGCTTGAAGAGAGATTCATTAGATGGTCTTCCACATCAACAAGCTTGACCCAATCAGAACCTTACCTAACGACTCTAGATTTGGTTAGCCAATGTACGATTGAACTATTAAAAGATTATCAGAAGGAAGCTTTAAAGAAATCATTCAATTCACCAACTGAGCGTAATACGGCTCTGGAGACTTATTATGAGTCTCATCCTAGACTTCCTGAAATAGGCACAAAAGCATTGCTTAAGTGGTTTTTCACTGAACTTCAGCCATTTAAGGATTGGGTATCACAAATTAACCATGTAGGTATAAATATTCCTACTCAACCAGATCAACCTGAATTAAATCAAAATCAAAAAGCAAGTGTAAAGAAATTACGAGATACCAGTATTTTGTATACTATTTTTGGACAAAAAATTCTTTTTCCATCTGTGTCAAGGTTCTTGCTTAGGATAAGAGCAGAATACCGCATTCCAGCGATTCTTGATGCTATCTCGCTTAGTATTACTAAAATGGATGAAGCTGACTTTTTCAGACGCGATAAACCTCATTGGGCTTATGTTTTAGTGCAGCCAAATGCAAAACTAAACATGATAACTAAAGGCTCTGGATATGAGAGATGTATAGAGCTTATCAGAATGATATTGTTTGAGTCCTCTGAGGGCGTGGGGGAGTTGATAAAACGTACTAAAGAAGAGGTTAGCAATGAAGTTGACTGGAATAAAACTTTGATTTCAAATTGGAGAAAACAATTTCATGTGATATTACCTGAAGTTGAATTAATTGATGAGCAGATAAAAGAATCTTCTGAATCAGATGACTCCTTTGCTGAAGTTCGCGATTTGCTTGATTCTTCTGAAGAGGACGAAGAGGAATCTGGTGAAATTGAAGATAACGAGGATATTTTTAAAGAAACTGAAGAAGTAAAAGATTAA
- a CDS encoding intradiol ring-cleavage dioxygenase, with translation MKKDRAKRIPVASMLKRREVLGFIGGTAAVSLIGGCWRGQSISAKPIGTLTQTPTRKAIAQTPTCVVKPQQTEGPYFVDEKLNRSDIRSDPSNGAVKPGVPLRLVFRISGINGRSCTPLRGATVDVWHCDALGVYSDVRDFNGDTQGQKFLRGYQVTNANGAAEFVTIYPGWYPGRTVHIHFKIRTDSASGRGSEFTSQLYFDDALTDRVHAQSPYAAKGQRTQRNDGDGIFQDGGEELMLQLTKDAQGYAGTFDIGLQMT, from the coding sequence ATGAAAAAAGACCGTGCAAAAAGAATTCCCGTAGCCTCCATGCTGAAGCGGCGAGAAGTGCTTGGCTTCATCGGGGGAACAGCCGCCGTATCGCTTATTGGTGGATGCTGGCGCGGACAGTCAATCTCAGCAAAGCCAATAGGTACATTAACTCAGACACCGACTCGGAAAGCGATCGCGCAGACTCCGACTTGCGTGGTAAAACCCCAACAAACGGAAGGGCCATATTTCGTGGATGAGAAGCTTAACCGTTCTGATATCCGCTCAGATCCCTCGAACGGTGCGGTAAAGCCGGGAGTACCGTTGCGTTTGGTGTTTCGTATCTCTGGGATTAATGGTAGATCCTGTACGCCTTTGAGGGGCGCAACTGTAGACGTTTGGCATTGCGACGCGCTGGGCGTGTATTCCGATGTTCGAGACTTTAACGGGGATACGCAAGGGCAAAAGTTCCTGCGCGGCTATCAGGTGACGAATGCCAATGGGGCTGCGGAGTTTGTGACGATTTACCCTGGCTGGTATCCAGGCAGAACGGTTCACATTCACTTCAAGATTCGCACCGATTCTGCGTCTGGGCGCGGTTCTGAGTTTACGTCGCAGCTTTACTTCGACGATGCTCTCACGGATCGAGTCCACGCACAGTCTCCCTACGCGGCTAAGGGACAGCGCACCCAGAGGAACGATGGAGACGGCATTTTTCAAGATGGTGGTGAAGAACTGATGCTTCAGCTAACCAAAGATGCACAAGGCTACGCGGGTACGTTCGATATTGGGCTTCAGATGACTTGA